In a genomic window of Pelecanus crispus isolate bPelCri1 chromosome 1, bPelCri1.pri, whole genome shotgun sequence:
- the MCM10 gene encoding protein MCM10 homolog — protein sequence MDADDDLDLLASLLEEGEATEEEDAPEDEGGKPDEYDELFDAEDDASYTEEVDAEDSVIDEQKENLATLFGDVDDLLEEEAAEETVPASAPSQAKEKTNQELQAELRKLQEQMKMLQEQLQKTAIGQQSSSGPAKKTLGKSPCQPLKERKVQKLQESPCFSAQLGSPLLPAKRGIQKSKAFSAENKTPPPRQVVSLAFQPLKSATGNTPSKVTREKTSHMPTCSSATTQPVSVETFSGLRLRKPRVSSAEMDRKMANRKLIRLSQLKSKLAAENLEEIDWVTFGVIVKKLTPQSANNGRTFSIWRLNDLRDLNQCVSLFLFGDVHKEHWKTDQGTVIGLLNANPMKPKEGSDEVCLSVDHPQKILLMGEALDMGTCKARKKNGDPCAQIVNLNDCEYCQYHIQSQYKKLSSKRADLQSTFSGGRIPKKVGRKNPSLKERLCQDGFYYGGVSSAAYAASVAAAAVPRRKIQTTLSNLVVRGVDAIVQETRQKIGAAKRPMQCSEEFKELLAQPTFGARNLCKHWTKADAEKKQGTNFHSISASALLKQQKQKLLEARKKRSEEIQRRFLQNTSKAGSPALPSSSRQSSLHSTIPGAEFPKAAKMSTPQRPRLGTGFSEGEDILFFDRSPPPTPKLDSLAEAKKLAAIRRLRAKGQILAKTDPNSVKRKRADVDDVLEIVERVEKNVAQPQGTEAENDMDELEPAQKKQREQLAYLESEEFQKILNAKSKHTDVLKEAEAELQEQYFQPLVKKEEMEEKMRSIKEVKCRVVTCKTCNYTYFKPLETCVQDNHDYHWHDAIKRFFKCPCGNRAISLDRLPKKPCSTCGLFKWERDGMLKEKKGPEIGGETLLPRGEEHPKFLGSLK from the exons ATGGACG CTGATGATGACTTGGATCTCTTGGCCTCCCTCCTGGAAGAAGGCGAGGCAACTGAGGAGGAAGATGCCCCAGAGGATGAGGGCGGAAAACCAGATGAATACGATGAGCTCTTTGATGCAGAAGATGATGCGTCCTACACTGAGGAGGTTGATGCTGAGGACAGCGTGATTGATGAGCAGAAGGAGAACCTGGCTACGTTGTTTGGAGATGTAGATGACctgctggaagaggaggcagcagaagaAACTGTCCCTGCTTCAGCTCCCAGTCAggcaaaagagaaaaccaaCCAAGAACTGCAAG CTGAGCTGAGAAAATTGCAAGAACAGATGAAGATGTTACAGGAGCAGTTGCAAAAGACTGCTATTGGGCAGCAATCCAGTTCAGGCCCTGCGAAGAAAACCCTTG GTAAGTCTCCCTGTCAAcctttaaaggaaaggaaagttcAGAAGCTGCAAGAGTCGCCATGTTTCTCAGCCCAGTTGGGCAGTCCTTTACTGCCAGCCAAGCGAGGAATCCAGAAATCAAAAGCATTCTCAGCAG aGAACAAGACTCCTCCTCCACGGCAAGTCGTCAGTCTGGCGTTCCAGCCTCTCAAGTCTGCCACAGGGAACACACCCAGTAAGGTGACCAGAGAGAAGACTTCTCACATGCCTACATGCTCCAGTGCAACAACTCAGCCAGTGTCTGTGGAAACCTTCTCGGGGCTGAGATTAAG AAAACCCCGGGTTTCATCAGCTGAAATGGACAGGAAAATGGCTAACCGGAAGCTCATCCGACTGTCCCAGCTGAAGAGCAAACTTGCTGCAGAAAATCTGGAGGAAATAGACTGGGTAACGTTTGGAGTCATAGTGAAGAAGCTCACTCCTCAGAGCGCAAATAAT GGCAGAACCTTCAGTATCTGGCGGCTGAATGACCTGCGGGATCTCAATCAGTGTGTCTCACTCTTCTTGTTCGGTGATGTCCACAAAGAGCACTGGAAGACGGACCAAGGCACAGTCATCGGGCTGCTCAATGCTAATCCTATGAAACCTAAAGAAGGCTCAGATGAG GTGTGTTTGTCTGTAGACCATCCCCAGAAGATCCTCCTCATGGGTGAAGCTCTGGACATGGGCACCTGCAAAGCCAGGAAGAAGAATGGTGATCCTTGTGCACAGATTGTGAACCTG aacGACTGTGAATATTGTCAGTATCACATACAATCCCAGTACAAGAAGCTCAGCTCGAAGCGAGCAGATCTGCAGTCCACCTTCTCTGGTGGCCGCATTCCCAAAAAAGTTGGTCGGAAAAATCCCAGTTTGAAGGAGAGGCTGTGTCAGGATGGGTTTTACTATGGAGGTGTCTCTTCAGCAGCATATGCAGCCTCAGT tgcagcagctgcagtacCGAGAAGGAAGATTCAAACCACTCTATCCAATCTTGTCGTGAGAGGAGTTGATGCAATTGTCCAGGAAACCAGGCAGAAAATTG GTGCAGCAAAGAGACCCATGCAGTGTTCTGAGGAGTTCAAGGAACTGCTGGCACAGCCAACTTTTGGAGCACGAAACCTCTGCAAACACTGGACCAAAGCAG atgctGAAAAGAAGCAAGGGACCAATTTCCATTCTATCTCTGCTTCAGCACTGCTCaagcaacagaaacagaaattgctGGAGGCCAGAAAAAAGCGATCTGAAGAGATTCAGAGGCG GTTTCTCCAGAACACAAGTAAagctggcagccctgctttgcCATCCTCCTCCAGACAGTCCTCGCTCCATTCCACAATACCTGGGGCAGAGTTTCCCAAAGCCGCAAAAATGTCAACTCCTCAAAGGCCCAGACTGGGCACAGGCTTCTCAGAAGGAGAAGATATCCTCTTCTTTGACAGGTCTCCACCTCCAACACCAAAGCTAGACAGCTTGGCAGAAGCCAAAAAG CTGGCTGCGATACGCCGACTACGAGCAAAAGGCCAGATCCTTGCTAAAACTGACCCTAACAGTGTCAAGAGGAAACGAGCTGATGTTGATGATGTCCTAGAAATTGTTGAAAGAGTTGAGAAAAATGTTGCTCAGCCACAAGGTACAGAAGCAGAGAATG ATATGGATGAACTGGAGCCTGCCCAAAAGAAACAGCGTGAGCAGCTGGCCTATCTGGAGTCAGAAGAATTCCAGAAAATCCTGAATGCCAAGTCCAAGCACACAGATGTCCTGAAAGAG GCTGAGGCTGAACTGCAGGAGCAATACTTTCAGCCGCTggtaaaaaaggaagagatggaaGAGAAGATGAGGAGCATTAAAGAAGTGAAATGTAGAGTTGTGACGTGTAAAACG TGTAATTACACCTATTTCAAGCCTCTGGAGACGTGTGTGCAGGATAACCACGACTACCACTGGCATGATGCCATCAAACGATTTTTCAAA